A window of uncultured Litoreibacter sp. contains these coding sequences:
- a CDS encoding TRAP transporter small permease subunit, producing the protein MAPILGAARLLALINSALLAVGRQVSVVLIGLMVFAILLQVFFRYVLNNALPWPDEAARFMMLWMTGLVAPTAYRRGGFVAIDMLVLMLPRVVASLLNMFLLIIALLVLVTAVKIGWGEVTGFGGRFKTAALWLPTNVSFTEWFRVPRSWMMASLLVGVTLMTSVTVEMILRQIAIMMGREHDLPIIPEAATLGAD; encoded by the coding sequence ATGGCACCGATACTTGGAGCAGCTCGATTGCTGGCGCTTATCAACAGCGCGTTGCTTGCGGTTGGCAGGCAGGTTTCCGTTGTGTTGATCGGGCTGATGGTCTTTGCGATCCTGCTGCAGGTGTTTTTCCGCTATGTTTTGAACAACGCATTGCCGTGGCCGGATGAGGCCGCGCGCTTCATGATGTTGTGGATGACCGGCTTGGTTGCGCCGACCGCGTACCGGCGCGGCGGATTTGTGGCGATTGACATGCTGGTGCTGATGTTGCCGCGCGTCGTGGCGTCGTTGCTGAACATGTTCCTGCTGATCATCGCCCTGCTGGTGCTGGTGACGGCCGTGAAAATCGGCTGGGGCGAGGTGACGGGCTTTGGCGGCAGGTTCAAAACGGCGGCGCTTTGGCTGCCAACGAATGTCTCCTTCACGGAATGGTTCCGGGTGCCACGGTCGTGGATGATGGCCTCCTTGCTGGTTGGGGTCACGTTGATGACCTCCGTGACGGTCGAGATGATCCTGCGCCAAATCGCGATCATGATGGGCCGGGAGCACGATCTGCCCATCATCCCCGAAGCCGCCACGTTGGGAGCTGACTGA